A genomic segment from Tolypothrix sp. NIES-4075 encodes:
- a CDS encoding non-ribosomal peptide synthetase codes for MNLSENNELDLLELLLEEEGIELEKDQLLISRRSLAEAPASFQQRRLWFLYELEPTSSAYNICSVFSLNGQLNIEALQHAFRQLQQRHESLRTTFIAIDGEPWQQIHANFLAELELEDLSVDAERLVVRHRSATESEKEISTAVRSEAEYAFDLETGPLIRSRLFRLAPERHILTLTLHHIIADAWSIGVILQEIAALYIAVNKDEKTLPDLKIQYADYALWQQENFSDLALQDSLAYWEQKLAELPVLQFPLDFPRPKLQSFRGDLVKFSLPNSLTNIIRAFSQKEGVTLFMTLMAAFQALLARYTGQEDIPVGTSIANRPGIDAEKLIGFFVNMLVIRTDLSEELSFRTLLNKVKQTVLEAFEHTEVPFETLVDRLHLERDTSRNPLFQIAFTLLNAPKPQFNTGDLEVSLLATQEAARFDLELFITESEDSLHGVFSYNIDLLRRETVERLARHFCQLLENLVTQPDTPVSRLPILLPEELTQLIYAKPRENFPVQFCLHEIFSQQAKLRPQQTALIFEKEILSYEKVSDRANQLAHYLINLGVKPESRVGLWMSRSKDLVVAILAILKAGGVYVPFDPDYPSDRIAYMIEDSKVAVLLTQTQFQQQIPPQQTTVVFIDNCEAQITKQNSTDPKVFVHPDNAAYIIYTSGSTGKPKGVVVTHRHVVRLMLATEKWFHFSEKDVWTLFHSCAFDFSVWEIWGALFFGGRLVIVPYLVSRSPEEFYNLLCDAKVTVLNQTPSAFRQLMQAEELLCREAELELRYVIFGGEALDLASLEPWFDRHGDEFPLLVNMYGITETTVHVTYRPIRLKDVKKRLGSLIGEPILDLSLYILDRHCQPVPIGVVGEMYVGGAGVTRGYFNRPQLTAERMIPNFFEMSRGEGGEQKRLYKTGDLARFLYNGEIEYLGRNDHQVKIRGFRIELGEIEAVIKRHPSVLDALVIIHEQSKEDIRIAAYIVPQTKIPDYETLTREQTQEWQYTFNETYRGGEEVNAAFNITGWNSSYDNQPIPAEEMRQWLNNTLARVQAMKPKRILEIGCGTGMILLNIAPQVESYWGTDFSQEAITRLENIIPTQHVQLLHQEASNFNQIPESYFDTIIINSVAQYFPSIDYLQQVIAGALKVLAPGGSLFIGDNRNLPLLDYFHSSVAFFQAADETDRETFKTQVRRIAETENELVLDPTFFVNLPEVFPNLAAVEVHLKEENTHNELTKYRYDVILHKQGGEQNEVAIEPVWEDWDQVNLQLSDLRQRIIETGAIAWRGIPNARLIKDEAILQWVQGNDRVTTIKELREFIDINLKQAINPSDLYALAKEINCQITISYSPDFPSHFDACFYPATEGKRRPVMPIARRDAKLSVSTYCIDPLKGRFAKALISQLKEIVRELPEYMRPASFVLLESFPMTPSGKLDRRALPAPERDLAIAKQSFVQPTTSTEKRLCTIWSDVLSIDSIGVTDDFFYLGGHSLIATKLVSRIREEFDLALPLRKVFEHPTIAGLAEEIERLAVVNDGKTQKYIIPQIAQRDNLPLSFSQARLWFLDLLEPNNAAYNIAIAFRLNGDLNQEALHRSLQEIIQRHEILRTTFESKDGIPIQVIHEFDQVPLTVTQLSHLQPQKQEEELQKAVREAIICPFNLRRLPLLRVHLYRLAEDRHVFVVVMHHIISDGWSLGLMIKELSLSYAAFCLRDTSPLPSLSLQYGDFAHWQRTIFEKTQLQEQLSYWKEKLSGKIEVLELPTDFPRKAIARYQGGAVSFTIKKKVGDRFKQLCESQGATLFMGLLGVFTTLLMRYSGQQDLLIGTPIANRNRKEIEDLIGFFVNTLVIRTDLSGNPEFKTLLLRIKEETLQAYAHQDVPFERIVEELQPERNLSHSPLFQVMFVLQNAPMGNLQLPNLSLTPLELEQVTAKFDLSLSAIETEQGIHGQWEYRTDLFNETTINRMVGHFQTLLESIVANPEQRIAELPLLTATEQHQLLVEWNNTHTEYPQDKCIHQLFESQVENTPLAVAVVFENEHLTYGELNKRANQLAHYLQSLGVKPEVLVGICVERSIDMIVSFLGILKAGGAYIPLDPAYPQERLAYILNDTQASILLTQEKLLAKLPEFPGTTICLDSDWGVIIQQSKENPLGSVNPEHLAYTIYTSGSTGKPKGVMISHRSLMDLATVATKEYRIEQQDRILQFASPSFDIAVEEIYPCLTVGATLVLRTEQMLLSSDNFWKHCRELRLSVLNLPTAYWHQLTGELTPQDPRIPIHLRLVIIGGEQVTLEQLQRWQKGIAHIQKPPKLVNGYGSTEATVTSTLYFVNSTQETSVPIGRPMSNTQVYVLDKYLQPVPISVPGELHIAGVGIARGYFNRPALTAEKFIPNPFEMSRGAGEQGSRGAGGESKRLYKTGDLARYLPDGTIEFLGRIDNQVKIRGFRIELGEIENTLIKHPQVLNTAVIAWEDQSGNKRLVAYIVPKQEQVISPNILRHFLKEKLPDYMVPGNFVMLDALPLTPNDKVDTKALPAPNSDRNLDSTKQILPRTPLEHKLVEIWEELLQVQPIGVTENFFDLGGHSLLVIRLTAAIEQRLGYNLPVAALFQEGTIAHIAALLEQERSPSDSDLLVPLQIKGDLLPLFLVHQAGGYALSYSVLARTFSQERPIYALQARGLDGKQPPLDSIEAMASSYLKAIRQILPSGPYLLGGHSLGGLIAFEMASQLEATGEQVEQVIIIDTHPPLPTPEIEASLNDNAAILCFIVEQIGLHFNETVSVSYEEISTLNEVAQFEYVLQILRQHELIPPDSGRNLIAGLVNVYKANSQASLHYQPQLIKSSISLFKTPSLAKQFPDDPTVGWGKLTSAKVRVCCVNGEHQTLLKEPYVKSIATAIEELLPSN; via the coding sequence ATGAATTTATCAGAAAACAACGAGCTTGACCTTTTAGAATTGCTTCTGGAAGAGGAAGGAATCGAACTGGAAAAAGACCAGCTTTTGATTTCGCGTCGCAGTCTTGCAGAAGCTCCAGCTTCTTTTCAACAAAGGCGTTTGTGGTTTCTTTATGAATTAGAACCAACATCTTCCGCTTACAATATTTGTTCCGTATTCAGCCTGAACGGACAGCTTAATATAGAGGCTTTGCAGCACGCTTTTAGACAATTGCAACAGCGACATGAAAGTTTGCGTACCACATTTATCGCGATTGATGGCGAACCTTGGCAACAAATTCACGCGAATTTTTTAGCCGAACTTGAGTTAGAAGATTTGAGCGTAGACGCGGAGCGGCTTGTCGTTAGACATCGCTCGGCAACCGAAAGCGAAAAAGAAATCTCTACAGCAGTGCGTTCGGAAGCTGAATATGCGTTCGATTTAGAAACAGGTCCGCTCATCCGTTCTCGACTTTTTCGACTAGCACCAGAGCGACATATATTAACCCTAACTCTGCATCATATTATTGCCGATGCTTGGTCAATCGGCGTGATTTTGCAAGAAATCGCTGCTCTTTATATCGCGGTCAACAAAGATGAGAAAACACTTCCAGACTTAAAAATTCAATACGCCGATTATGCCTTATGGCAACAAGAAAACTTTAGCGATTTAGCTTTGCAAGATAGTCTTGCTTATTGGGAACAAAAATTAGCAGAATTACCCGTCCTGCAATTTCCGCTTGATTTTCCCAGACCTAAGCTGCAATCATTTCGGGGAGATTTGGTGAAGTTTTCTCTCCCAAATTCCCTAACAAATATTATTCGCGCTTTCAGCCAAAAAGAGGGTGTTACTTTGTTTATGACCCTGATGGCTGCTTTCCAAGCTCTTTTGGCACGTTACACAGGACAAGAGGATATACCAGTCGGTACTTCCATTGCCAACCGTCCGGGAATCGATGCCGAAAAACTCATTGGTTTTTTCGTGAATATGTTGGTGATTCGCACCGATTTATCCGAAGAACTCAGTTTTCGGACACTTTTAAATAAAGTTAAACAAACGGTGCTTGAGGCTTTTGAACATACAGAAGTGCCGTTTGAAACATTAGTAGATCGCTTGCATCTCGAACGCGATACCAGTCGCAATCCTTTATTTCAAATTGCTTTTACTTTATTAAATGCACCGAAGCCGCAATTTAACACAGGTGATTTGGAAGTTTCTTTGTTAGCAACTCAAGAAGCGGCTCGATTTGATTTAGAACTGTTTATTACTGAAAGTGAAGACAGTTTGCATGGCGTTTTTTCCTACAACATTGATTTGTTGAGACGGGAAACAGTAGAAAGATTGGCGCGTCATTTTTGCCAATTATTAGAAAATTTAGTAACGCAACCAGATACACCCGTAAGCCGATTACCTATTCTGCTTCCAGAAGAATTAACTCAATTAATTTATGCGAAACCTCGCGAAAATTTTCCGGTACAATTTTGTTTGCACGAAATTTTTAGCCAACAAGCAAAGCTGCGTCCCCAACAGACAGCGCTAATTTTTGAAAAAGAAATTCTCAGCTATGAAAAAGTAAGCGATCGCGCTAACCAATTAGCACATTATTTAATTAATCTTGGTGTTAAACCCGAATCGCGAGTTGGATTGTGGATGTCGCGATCTAAGGATTTGGTAGTTGCGATTTTGGCTATCCTGAAAGCTGGGGGTGTATACGTTCCATTCGATCCGGATTATCCAAGCGATCGCATTGCTTACATGATCGAGGATAGTAAAGTTGCAGTTTTACTGACACAAACTCAATTTCAACAACAAATCCCACCTCAGCAAACTACCGTCGTTTTTATCGATAACTGCGAAGCACAAATAACCAAACAAAACTCAACAGATCCGAAAGTTTTTGTTCATCCAGATAACGCAGCTTACATTATTTATACCTCCGGTTCAACCGGAAAACCTAAAGGAGTAGTTGTCACCCATCGTCATGTTGTGCGTTTGATGTTAGCAACAGAAAAATGGTTCCACTTCAGCGAAAAAGACGTGTGGACGCTGTTTCACTCCTGTGCCTTTGATTTCTCAGTTTGGGAAATTTGGGGCGCTCTTTTCTTTGGCGGTCGTTTAGTTATTGTACCTTATTTAGTCAGTCGTTCACCCGAAGAATTTTATAATTTACTTTGCGATGCCAAAGTCACAGTTTTAAATCAAACACCTTCAGCTTTTCGCCAATTAATGCAAGCAGAAGAACTACTTTGTCGCGAAGCAGAATTAGAGTTACGCTATGTAATTTTTGGCGGGGAAGCGCTCGATTTAGCAAGTTTAGAACCTTGGTTCGATCGCCACGGTGACGAATTTCCGCTGCTAGTGAATATGTACGGCATTACGGAAACAACAGTTCACGTTACTTATCGTCCGATTCGCTTAAAAGATGTTAAAAAACGCCTTGGTAGTTTGATTGGCGAACCTATTCTTGACCTTTCTTTATATATTCTAGATCGACACTGCCAACCTGTTCCCATTGGGGTAGTCGGTGAAATGTATGTTGGTGGTGCGGGTGTAACTCGCGGCTATTTTAACCGTCCGCAATTAACCGCAGAGCGAATGATTCCCAACTTCTTTGAAATGAGCAGGGGGGAAGGGGGAGAGCAAAAACGTTTATATAAAACTGGTGATTTGGCTCGCTTTCTTTACAACGGCGAAATTGAATATTTAGGAAGAAACGACCATCAAGTTAAAATACGCGGTTTTCGTATTGAATTGGGTGAAATAGAAGCAGTTATAAAACGTCATCCATCTGTGCTAGATGCTTTAGTAATTATCCATGAACAAAGTAAAGAAGATATTAGAATCGCCGCTTACATTGTTCCTCAAACCAAAATCCCAGACTATGAAACTTTGACACGGGAACAAACCCAAGAATGGCAATATACCTTTAACGAAACTTATCGCGGTGGTGAAGAAGTCAACGCAGCTTTTAATATCACAGGTTGGAATAGTAGTTATGACAATCAACCCATTCCTGCCGAAGAAATGCGCCAATGGCTAAATAATACTTTGGCGCGAGTGCAAGCAATGAAACCGAAACGCATTCTCGAAATTGGCTGCGGTACGGGGATGATTTTGCTGAATATAGCTCCTCAGGTAGAGTCTTATTGGGGAACTGATTTTTCTCAAGAAGCGATTACTAGGTTGGAAAATATTATTCCAACTCAACATGTGCAATTATTGCACCAAGAGGCAAGTAACTTTAATCAAATTCCTGAATCTTATTTTGATACTATTATTATTAATTCTGTTGCTCAATATTTCCCCTCTATCGACTATTTGCAGCAGGTAATTGCTGGCGCGTTAAAAGTGCTAGCACCGGGAGGTAGTCTATTTATAGGCGATAATCGTAATCTGCCACTTTTAGATTATTTTCATAGCAGCGTTGCCTTTTTTCAAGCTGCTGACGAAACAGATAGAGAGACTTTTAAAACCCAAGTTCGACGCATCGCGGAAACAGAAAATGAATTGGTACTCGATCCGACTTTCTTTGTTAATCTTCCCGAAGTTTTCCCCAATTTAGCAGCGGTGGAAGTTCATCTAAAAGAGGAAAATACCCACAACGAACTGACTAAATATCGTTATGATGTTATCCTGCACAAACAAGGTGGCGAACAAAATGAAGTTGCAATTGAACCTGTTTGGGAAGATTGGGATCAAGTTAATCTGCAATTAAGTGATTTGCGTCAGCGCATCATTGAAACAGGTGCAATCGCTTGGAGAGGCATTCCCAATGCTCGTTTAATTAAAGATGAAGCTATTTTGCAGTGGGTACAAGGAAATGATCGGGTAACTACCATCAAAGAATTACGCGAATTCATTGATATTAATCTCAAACAAGCAATTAATCCGTCAGATTTGTATGCACTTGCTAAAGAGATTAATTGCCAAATAACTATCAGCTATTCCCCAGATTTTCCGAGTCATTTTGACGCTTGCTTTTATCCAGCAACCGAGGGAAAACGCCGTCCGGTAATGCCAATTGCGCGTAGAGATGCTAAATTGAGCGTCTCTACATACTGCATCGATCCTCTCAAAGGACGTTTTGCGAAAGCGTTAATTTCCCAGTTAAAAGAAATTGTACGGGAATTGCCCGAATATATGCGTCCGGCATCGTTTGTCCTGCTGGAAAGCTTTCCAATGACTCCTAGTGGTAAACTGGATCGGCGTGCTTTACCTGCACCAGAGCGAGATTTAGCGATCGCTAAACAATCCTTTGTTCAACCTACAACTTCTACCGAAAAACGACTTTGCACAATTTGGAGCGATGTGCTTAGTATTGATTCTATCGGTGTGACGGATGATTTCTTTTATTTAGGAGGACACTCGCTTATAGCAACTAAGCTAGTTTCTCGCATACGTGAAGAATTTGATTTAGCCTTGCCGTTACGAAAGGTTTTCGAGCATCCAACTATCGCGGGTTTAGCTGAAGAAATTGAACGCCTTGCTGTTGTTAACGATGGAAAAACACAGAAATATATTATACCACAAATTGCCCAACGGGACAATTTACCGCTTTCTTTTTCGCAAGCGCGACTGTGGTTTTTAGATTTGTTGGAACCGAATAATGCTGCTTATAATATAGCGATCGCTTTTCGTTTAAATGGCGATTTAAATCAAGAAGCGCTACACCGCAGTTTGCAAGAAATAATTCAACGTCACGAGATATTACGCACCACTTTTGAGAGTAAAGACGGAATTCCTATACAAGTTATTCACGAATTTGATCAAGTCCCGCTGACAGTGACACAATTGAGTCATTTACAGCCACAAAAGCAAGAAGAAGAACTTCAAAAAGCAGTCCGAGAAGCAATCATTTGTCCCTTCAATCTTCGCAGATTACCCTTGCTGCGCGTCCATTTATATCGGTTAGCAGAGGACAGGCATGTTTTTGTTGTAGTGATGCACCATATTATTTCTGATGGTTGGTCATTAGGATTAATGATTAAGGAATTATCCTTATCTTATGCAGCATTTTGTCTCAGAGATACATCACCTTTACCGTCTCTATCTTTACAATATGGCGATTTTGCTCATTGGCAACGGACAATTTTTGAGAAAACGCAACTGCAAGAACAACTAAGTTATTGGAAAGAAAAACTGAGCGGTAAAATAGAAGTTTTAGAGTTACCAACTGATTTTCCGCGAAAAGCGATCGCTCGTTATCAAGGTGGTGCAGTATCCTTTACTATTAAGAAAAAAGTAGGCGATCGCTTTAAGCAGTTATGCGAATCTCAAGGTGCTACCCTGTTCATGGGATTGTTAGGGGTATTTACCACTTTATTAATGCGTTATTCGGGACAGCAAGATTTATTAATTGGTACGCCAATTGCTAACCGCAATCGTAAAGAAATTGAAGACTTAATTGGGTTTTTTGTCAATACTTTAGTTATTAGAACCGATTTGAGTGGCAATCCTGAGTTTAAAACATTATTGTTGCGAATCAAAGAAGAAACTTTGCAAGCTTACGCTCATCAGGATGTACCTTTTGAAAGAATCGTTGAAGAACTTCAGCCAGAAAGAAATCTCAGCCATAGTCCCTTGTTCCAGGTGATGTTTGTTTTGCAGAACGCACCGATGGGAAACTTACAATTGCCCAATTTGAGTTTAACTCCTTTGGAATTGGAACAAGTTACAGCTAAGTTTGATTTAAGTCTGTCGGCGATCGAAACGGAACAGGGAATTCACGGACAATGGGAATATAGAACCGATTTATTTAATGAAACAACCATTAACCGGATGGTGGGGCATTTCCAAACTTTGCTAGAAAGTATTGTTGCCAATCCCGAACAACGAATTGCAGAATTACCTCTACTGACGGCAACTGAGCAACATCAGTTACTCGTGGAGTGGAATAATACTCATACTGAATATCCCCAAGATAAGTGCATTCATCAATTGTTTGAATCTCAGGTAGAAAATACACCCCTAGCAGTCGCAGTGGTGTTTGAAAACGAACATTTAACTTATGGGGAGTTAAACAAACGAGCGAATCAATTAGCACATTACCTGCAAAGCTTGGGTGTTAAACCAGAAGTGCTGGTGGGTATTTGTGTCGAGCGTTCCATAGATATGATAGTTAGTTTTTTGGGAATACTCAAAGCTGGAGGAGCTTACATTCCCCTTGACCCTGCCTATCCCCAAGAGCGACTTGCCTATATTCTGAACGATACGCAAGCTTCTATCTTGCTGACACAAGAGAAATTACTTGCAAAACTGCCAGAATTTCCCGGAACAACTATCTGCTTAGATTCCGACTGGGGAGTAATAATTCAGCAAAGCAAAGAAAATCCACTCGGTAGCGTTAACCCCGAACACTTAGCCTATACCATTTACACCTCTGGCTCAACTGGTAAACCCAAAGGAGTGATGATTTCACATCGCTCACTGATGGATTTAGCTACCGTTGCCACTAAAGAATACCGAATTGAGCAGCAAGATAGAATTTTACAATTTGCTTCGCCAAGCTTTGATATCGCAGTCGAGGAAATCTACCCTTGTTTAACTGTCGGTGCCACGTTGGTGTTACGCACAGAACAAATGTTACTTTCATCCGACAACTTTTGGAAACATTGCCGAGAGTTGCGCTTGAGTGTTTTAAACTTACCCACAGCTTATTGGCATCAATTGACTGGGGAATTAACTCCACAAGACCCAAGAATTCCCATACATCTCAGGTTGGTAATTATTGGTGGAGAACAGGTAACACTAGAACAACTTCAACGCTGGCAAAAAGGGATAGCACACATTCAAAAGCCACCAAAATTAGTCAATGGTTATGGTTCGACAGAAGCAACGGTAACTTCAACGTTGTATTTTGTCAATTCAACCCAAGAAACATCAGTCCCCATCGGACGACCGATGAGCAATACTCAGGTGTATGTACTCGATAAATATCTCCAACCAGTGCCAATCAGCGTCCCAGGAGAACTGCACATCGCTGGCGTTGGAATTGCGCGAGGCTATTTCAATCGTCCGGCATTAACAGCCGAAAAATTCATTCCCAACCCCTTTGAAATGAGCAGGGGGGCAGGGGAGCAGGGGAGCAGGGGGGCAGGGGGAGAGTCAAAACGTCTATACAAAACTGGTGACTTAGCTCGTTATCTCCCAGACGGTACTATTGAGTTTTTGGGGCGCATTGATAACCAGGTGAAAATTCGCGGCTTCCGCATTGAGTTGGGAGAAATTGAAAACACTCTGATTAAGCACCCACAGGTACTCAACACTGCGGTTATTGCTTGGGAAGACCAATCGGGTAACAAGCGCTTAGTGGCATATATTGTCCCGAAACAAGAGCAAGTTATCTCTCCAAATATCCTACGTCACTTCCTCAAAGAAAAACTGCCCGATTACATGGTGCCAGGAAACTTTGTGATGTTGGATGCTTTGCCTTTAACACCAAATGATAAGGTTGACACAAAGGCACTGCCCGCGCCAAACTCAGATAGAAACCTAGACTCCACCAAACAGATTTTGCCTCGAACACCGTTAGAGCATAAATTGGTGGAAATATGGGAGGAATTACTGCAAGTTCAGCCGATTGGTGTTACTGAAAACTTCTTTGATTTGGGGGGACATTCTCTCTTAGTCATCCGGTTGACAGCGGCAATTGAACAGCGGTTAGGGTACAATCTTCCTGTTGCTGCCTTATTCCAAGAAGGTACGATAGCGCATATTGCCGCATTATTGGAACAAGAGCGATCGCCTAGTGATTCAGATCTTCTCGTTCCTCTACAAATCAAAGGTGATCTACTTCCCTTATTTCTCGTACACCAAGCCGGTGGTTATGCTTTATCTTATTCTGTACTTGCTCGCACCTTCAGTCAAGAACGTCCAATTTATGCTCTCCAAGCACGGGGTTTAGATGGTAAACAACCCCCTTTAGATAGTATCGAAGCAATGGCTTCTAGTTACCTTAAAGCAATTCGGCAAATTCTTCCTTCAGGTCCTTATTTGTTAGGAGGACACTCTTTAGGAGGACTAATTGCCTTTGAAATGGCTTCGCAATTAGAAGCTACAGGAGAGCAAGTTGAACAGGTGATAATTATCGATACCCATCCTCCCTTGCCAACTCCAGAAATTGAAGCTTCTCTTAATGACAATGCCGCTATTCTTTGCTTCATTGTTGAGCAAATCGGACTTCATTTTAACGAAACTGTAAGTGTTTCCTACGAAGAAATTTCGACTTTAAACGAAGTGGCTCAATTTGAATATGTACTGCAAATTTTGCGACAGCACGAACTCATTCCCCCTGATTCGGGACGAAATTTGATTGCCGGATTAGTCAATGTTTACAAAGCTAATTCGCAGGCAAGTCTACATTATCAACCGCAACTTATTAAATCTTCTATTTCCCTGTTCAAAACACCCTCACTAGCAAAACAGTTTCCAGACGATCCTACTGTCGGTTGGGGGAAATTAACCAGCGCAAAAGTGCGCGTATGCTGCGTAAATGGCGAACATCAGACACTTTTGAAAGAACCTTATGTTAAAAGCATTGCCACAGCCATTGAAGAACTATTGCCTTCTAATTAA
- a CDS encoding sulfotransferase family protein: MESTIEHFLETISPETKDICYRYIAMIRQDYARNVIADTSLYLNSLLGGLANTKNFQNIEKYCMFLGCPRSGHTLVSALMDSHPNMIISNELDALKFFAKGFSKEQVYYLILQHSKADAKIDRNIGGYSYKIPNQGQANFNQVKVIGDKHAPLTTTRLCMEPTLLESLYNKVGVPIKFIHVIRNPYDNIKTIATKDFGGLKLEVAMELYFLLCKEVLSIKERIDRSNILNVRHESLIQNTQKVLEEINYFLGVDTPNGYIENCSKSIYKKPHKSRHETKWNEQLINIIRENIDKYDFLKNYEYSE; the protein is encoded by the coding sequence ATGGAAAGTACCATCGAACATTTTTTAGAAACAATATCTCCTGAAACCAAGGATATTTGTTATCGATATATAGCGATGATTCGGCAAGATTATGCTAGAAATGTAATAGCTGACACCTCGTTGTATCTGAACTCATTATTAGGAGGTTTGGCTAATACCAAAAATTTTCAAAATATAGAAAAATATTGCATGTTTCTTGGTTGTCCTCGGAGTGGACACACTTTAGTTTCTGCTCTAATGGATTCCCATCCAAACATGATTATTTCTAACGAGCTAGATGCTCTAAAGTTTTTTGCTAAAGGATTTAGCAAAGAACAGGTTTACTATCTCATCCTTCAACATTCCAAAGCTGATGCCAAAATAGATAGAAATATAGGAGGTTACTCATACAAAATCCCCAATCAAGGGCAAGCAAACTTTAATCAAGTGAAGGTAATTGGAGATAAACACGCTCCACTTACTACTACTAGACTGTGTATGGAGCCAACGCTGCTAGAAAGTTTGTACAATAAAGTTGGCGTACCAATCAAGTTTATTCACGTCATTAGAAATCCTTACGATAACATTAAGACTATTGCAACCAAAGACTTCGGCGGTTTAAAACTAGAAGTAGCTATGGAGTTATACTTTTTACTGTGTAAAGAAGTTCTTAGTATTAAAGAGAGAATAGATCGAAGTAATATTTTAAATGTTAGACATGAATCACTAATTCAAAATACCCAAAAAGTTTTAGAGGAAATTAATTATTTTTTAGGAGTAGATACTCCAAATGGTTATATAGAAAATTGTTCAAAAAGTATATATAAAAAACCACATAAAAGTCGGCATGAAACAAAATGGAATGAGCAATTAATTAACATAATAAGGGAAAATATCGATAAATATGATTTTTTAAAAAATTATGAGTATTCAGAGTGA
- a CDS encoding 2OG-Fe(II)-dependent halogenase WelO5 family protein has translation MPKRVIAKEPLFNFLDIHVSEIEKHPSALQDMLYNRSFEGMIIREVLPKNVVEVVVSRLEENEGGMSAIIDSKFADLVKGPLSFGENIIFCDPNLQQYFDSATIFRQKCRILFEGTLDFEKRVESVFQFLSGVKKVQVPTGPEGQTYIPATIRKLPKGHEFTIHVGNDFLNKPQSDHLRTLVDITDQLSFFIPLVLPEGGGDLSIYGLEWDGDPLPFQDTSSNASWTYQQSHQLFVEEYGSMTFAPGLGDMMLFDGGRFYHCIAPTVGDRARITIGGFLSFSKEHDAIYYWS, from the coding sequence ATGCCTAAAAGAGTTATCGCCAAAGAACCTCTGTTTAACTTTCTTGATATCCATGTATCGGAAATAGAGAAACATCCCAGCGCCCTTCAAGATATGTTGTACAACCGCAGCTTCGAGGGTATGATTATCCGCGAGGTGTTGCCTAAAAATGTGGTTGAGGTGGTCGTCTCTCGTCTAGAGGAGAATGAAGGCGGCATGAGTGCGATCATAGACTCTAAGTTTGCCGATCTGGTTAAAGGGCCATTAAGTTTCGGTGAAAACATTATCTTCTGCGATCCTAACTTGCAGCAGTACTTCGATTCTGCAACAATCTTTCGGCAGAAGTGTCGCATATTGTTTGAAGGGACGCTTGACTTCGAGAAGCGAGTGGAGTCAGTGTTTCAATTTCTTTCCGGTGTCAAGAAAGTGCAAGTTCCCACTGGACCTGAAGGGCAGACTTACATTCCAGCTACTATCCGGAAGCTGCCCAAGGGACACGAGTTTACAATTCATGTTGGCAACGATTTCTTGAACAAGCCTCAAAGTGACCATTTGAGAACCTTGGTTGATATCACTGACCAACTGAGTTTTTTTATTCCCCTAGTTCTCCCCGAAGGTGGTGGCGATTTGAGCATCTATGGACTGGAATGGGATGGCGATCCCTTACCCTTTCAAGACACAAGCTCTAATGCCTCTTGGACATATCAACAATCGCATCAACTATTTGTTGAGGAGTACGGAAGCATGACCTTTGCACCCGGTCTTGGAGATATGATGTTATTTGATGGTGGTCGATTTTACCACTGTATCGCGCCGACAGTTGGCGATCGCGCCCGGATCACCATAGGTGGATTTTTGTCCTTCTCCAAAGAGCATGATGCTATTTATTACTGGAGCTAA